One Castanea sativa cultivar Marrone di Chiusa Pesio chromosome 4, ASM4071231v1 DNA window includes the following coding sequences:
- the LOC142630192 gene encoding uncharacterized protein LOC142630192 translates to MHLADDESMSSSTVAYKSHFKSFKFNSNSGEMRGLKTNKKTSLELRSSIISGLKTECYEMDSDLLPDDCQNKDVVSNPPKFSSFMAWKDSGNTGNHVAHNSDCPRDSKGSEEGKNLYTRKSIMEYELPELDVFLHESSYQFLKDICIDSRVSSQGKCLVENCELDHNSISCMLNSEADSNGELTEETLDTASSASNGSRCSTDKDCNKDITKQYGSEDLIMEGEVDFDARQDISDHFTKKIIPRILLPVREAPSKEAGLANSMVSSTTEAIDPSKTYSRSEEEDENITNNLDLANTTTSTREESHQCAACQQPPQSGSVSHRSTSSNASSHSFAFPILPAEWTGSPVRMVKADGKQSQKHRRWRLSFPCFKF, encoded by the exons ATGCACCTGGCAGATGATGAATCCATGTCCTCTTCAACTGTTGCCTATAAGTCTCATTTCAAGTCCTTCAAATTCAACAGCAACAGTGGGGAGATGAGAGGATTGAAGACAAACAAAAAGACCAGTTTAGAACTTAGAAGTTCAATCATCTCTGGCCTGAAAACTGAATGTTATGAGATGGATTCAGATTTACTTCCAGATGATTGTCAGAACAAAGATGTAGTCAGTAACCCACCAAAATTCAGTAGTTTTATGGCTTGGAAAGATTCAGGGAATACAGGGAACCATGTAGCGCACAATTCTGATTGTCCTAGAGACTCAAAAGGAAGTGAGGAAGGAAAGAACCTTTACACCAGAAAGAGTATAATGGAGTATGAATTGCCAGAGCTGGATGTTTTCCTTCATGAGAGCAGTTATCAGTTTCTTAAGGACATTTGCATTGACAGCCGAGTGTCTTCTCAGGGCAAGTGTTTGGTTGAGAATTGTGAGTTGGACCATAATAGTATCTCTTGCATGCTTAACTCTGAAGCGGATAGCAATGGTGAATTAACAGAAGAAACACTAGACACAGCATCATCTGCTTCAAATGGGTCACGATGTAGCACTGACAAAGACTGCAATAAGGACATAACCAAGCAGTATGGTTCGGAGGACTTAATTATGGAAGGTGAAGTAGATTTTGATGCGAGGCAAGATATTTCTGATCATTTCACGAAGAAGATCATCCCTAGAATTCTGCTCCCTGTTAGAGAG GCTCCAAGTAAGGAAGCAGGCTTGGCAAACTCTATGGTATCATCTACAACTGAAGCAATTGATCCAAGCAAGACATATTCAAGAAGTGAGGAGGAGGATGAAAATATCACTAATAACCTTGATTTGGCTAACACCACAACAAGCACCAGAGAGGAATCCCATCAATGTGCAGCTTGTCAACAGCCTCCCCAATCTGGCAGTGTATCTCATCGGTCAACTAGCAGCAATGCCAGTTCTCATTCATTTGCATTTCCCAT ATTACCTGCTGAGTGGACCGGCAGCCCAGTAAGAATGGTAAAAGCTGATGGGAAGCAATCACAAAAGCACAGACGTTGGAGGCTATCTTTTCCCTgctttaaattttga